In one Bacteroidota bacterium genomic region, the following are encoded:
- a CDS encoding esterase family protein — protein MKEEHVKWFSPTLGHETEMLIFGTGGKPVIIFPTSMGTYHQNKDFKLIDSVQWFVDNGLVKIYCPDSVDEHSFYEEMIHPGERIRRHTVYDQFILDEVVGRASNESGQHKVTVAGCSFGGYQAINFAFRHPDRVANVFSMGGAFDITNHMDGYYDENVYYNNPVDFLGGLQDENLWKMGIVLGVGEHDFCLPQNKRLAEIMSRKGIPYWLDVRPGMPHDWPAWRDMLPTYFGRMDF, from the coding sequence ATGAAAGAAGAACACGTAAAATGGTTTTCCCCTACCCTTGGACATGAAACAGAGATGTTGATTTTTGGTACGGGAGGAAAGCCGGTGATTATCTTCCCTACCTCGATGGGGACTTACCACCAGAATAAAGACTTTAAACTTATTGACAGTGTGCAATGGTTTGTGGATAACGGACTGGTAAAGATATACTGTCCTGACAGTGTTGATGAACATTCCTTTTACGAGGAGATGATTCATCCGGGTGAGCGGATACGTCGCCATACCGTATATGATCAGTTTATTTTGGATGAGGTGGTGGGAAGAGCCAGCAACGAGAGCGGTCAGCATAAAGTGACGGTGGCCGGCTGTAGTTTTGGAGGCTATCAGGCGATCAATTTCGCGTTCAGACATCCGGATAGAGTGGCCAATGTATTTAGCATGGGTGGCGCCTTTGATATCACCAATCATATGGATGGTTATTATGATGAAAATGTATACTACAATAATCCCGTAGATTTTTTAGGAGGATTACAGGATGAAAACTTATGGAAGATGGGCATTGTGCTGGGTGTTGGAGAACATGATTTTTGTCTCCCGCAGAATAAACGCCTGGCTGAAATCATGTCCAGAAAAGGTATTCCCTACTGGTTAGATGTCCGCCCGGGAATGCCCCACGACTGGCCGGCCTGGCGAGATATGCTGCCGACCTATTTCGGGAGAATGGACTTCTGA